The Scophthalmus maximus strain ysfricsl-2021 chromosome 7, ASM2237912v1, whole genome shotgun sequence genome includes a window with the following:
- the LOC118314762 gene encoding serine/threonine-protein kinase WNK1-like isoform X3: protein MSETPDDKMVKFLAPPQKSGNGPSSGSDSMVGESRPAEVRRRHHTMERDRGNSEQRFFRRSVISDSNATALALPLPTKTLTPAPQWVQLRETVPQQQAAAVPHSPQTETSLAQDEKSVDSGRGGGIEKDIEIAKVDVVPLDQEPANICDGEVVVASHSIPGLGRELPSQTETESTPEVKVHHGEEGEEEDKDSAKARAEAEQREAEKKVQDDIEEAETKAVGTSPDGRFLKFDIEIGRGSFKTVYKGLDTETTVEVAWCELQDRKLSKTERQRFKEEAGMLKGLQHPNIVRFYDSWEGPSKGRKCIVLVTELMTSGTLKTYLKRFKVMKIKVLRSWCRQILKGLHFLHTRAPPIIHRDLKCDNIFITGPTGSVKIGDLGLATLKRSSFAKSVIGTPEFMAPEMYEEKYDESVDVYAFGMCMLEMATSEYPYSECQNAAQIYRRVTSGVKPGSFDKVAIPEVKEIIEGCIRQNKDERYSIKDLLNHAFFQEDTGVRVELAEEDDGEMEAIKLWLRIEDVKKLKGKYKDNEAIEFSFDLNKDVSEDVAQEMVESGYVCEGDHKTIAKAIKDRVSLISRKRGLRQQVREEQEKRRIEEELQSQLLPAQQQGQVSSTELPQPQPVPQNVSYVSPQPNQHSTQMSAQPASQSLHGSNYNTPQSTQMTSMAQGVPYVPQSTGQVPLQVQGQSVATIQPESEEPETDQHQQLQHTGGAAHMGDTLPTSSILPEAQPPLPGLSYSSPPSQHPQPQVLCPQTQNEQMQQQQLSLVQPQMPGVQPEVVPVAPSSQSVPVAPPQIPTQQVIIPSSSQPSAPQQQQQQQQQQQQQQQQQQQQQQQQTESTSTLQSSTLAQAQTGAQQLQAPVSVPQSTAAEQTAGSLALVPPFVESSLSDAASGLSDGNDGSSTSGGRHEGRSLKRHQRRSVRSRSRHEKMAKAKLNVLSISNVGDRVAECQLETHNRKMVTFKFDLDGDNPEEIAQIMVESEFILECERDSFIEQVREVIEMADEKGERMKEGFPQMSDLQQQPQLSIPMLPGISPSTTAQVVHSAGRRFIVSPVPESRLREQFFGAFTANTSFGDEPAPAPPMILGLSLSAPSGTLQQAFSNMKQARVERCNTLDPLAAEQEPGTVPSTEAGLGPSSNNVLAPPEAAASTTSATFPAVSLPSTATPSLPPSTGNVSPPPIPAQTQTPAPVISDPSPPPQSSHETPPSQLPPAPSVPPSSSSISPPSVQMSVPAVPGPQLSSSSVAVSYVAGVPSSSTSTAPGSEQQLFNSAVTSSQPMNASIHAPQHTSSLCQPVPVSAQPPPPTSSASQSQVQAQPGELEGAELQSKTTGRDDIQALDQKLRSLFQDQSTASSSSLDPSQNTGTSSPPTGTTSPPPGAVMLPPSNLPLNSGVQGVLGATTTPGGHTHTPPTKPRAQTLPTGFDQAATPPSDIVPPFPGPNQSHQPLGNLDAQLRRALSPETVQGGNRVQPPVAAAFTLGRFQVCVATDGVSSSIPGPSSIVSSSSRTPSSTTSSSSTSSSSSSPSSPENTLHRSSAIAREVSETDAVNGASSLPTGPASQSTTIGRFQVSTNSNFTSGPTTGSKVGRFSVTVTPAPATGSSRQNGPSSSTSDQQNAHPHYSSDNDEDSEPEDEAWRIEISLLREKHMREIQALLSQHNEERAALLVRQGKRPPSVLAPAVANLAMAGGRRRLKSKSHKSARSSGQPSLIHAGSPPKQSSPSTSGASETAAGASQPVGRSPIKQFRSSPSMPSLSGCSTGSIGVSSINGSGHCQNHSTSLTQATGPTASASHSQKGKGTFTDDLHQLVDNWARDAISLSNSKRAPKTGAQAAMGHDIIPPANMGRKFSAPGYLCPTLPTPSNTTATVTCHLPSAANPPASLGARKGSLGPVAPGFVYTSTPYSAPQWTGSAGTCQVSMLNPAQPLAQYQPPTSAPVTNHQGYHMGTTPAPQKSVNPGGSNLRPT, encoded by the exons ATGTCGGAAACGCCAGACGACAAAATGGTGAAGTTCCTGGCTCCCCCTCAGAAGAGTGGAAACGGCCCCAGTTCGGGTTCAGATTCAATGGTGGGTGAGAGCCGGCCAGCAGAAGTGAGACGGCGGCATCACACCATGGAGCGTGATCGAGGTAACTCTGAGCAGCGTTTCTTCCGCCGCAGTGTCATCAGTGATTCAAATGCTACGGCACTGGCCCTCCCTTTACCCACCAAGACCCTCACCCCTGCACCTCAATGGGTTCAGCTACGGGAAACCGTTCCCcagcaacaggctgctgctgttcctcaTTCACCACAGACTGAAACAAGTTTAGCTCAAGATGAGAAGTCTGTCGatagtggaagaggaggaggaatagaaAAAGACATAGAAATAGCCAAGGTGGATGTAGTGCCTTTAGACCAGGAGCCTGCCAATATctgtgatggagaggtcgtGGTAGCATCCCATTCCATACCAGGCTTGGGAAGAGAGTTGCCAAGccaaacagaaactgaaagcACCCCTGAAGTGAAGGTACATCatggagaagaaggggaagaagaggataAGGACTCTGCCAAGGCAcgagcagaggcagagcagagagaagcgGAGAAAAAAGTGCAGGACGACATCGAAGAGGCAGAGACCAAAGCAGTGGGAACATCACCAGATGGGCGTTTCCTAAAGTTTGACATAGAAATTGGACGTGGCTCCTTCAAGACCGTCTACAAGGGCTTGGACACTGAGACCACAGTGGAGGTGGCTTGGTGTGAGCTGCAG GATCGCAAGCTGTCAAAGACAGAGCGCCAGCGGTTTAAGGAAGAAGCAGGGATGTTAAAGGGACTGCAGCATCCCAACATTGTCCGCTTTTACGACTCCTGGGAGGGACCGTCCAAAGGCAGGAAGTGCATTGTTCTGGTCACCGAACTCATGACTTCTGGCACACTTAAGAC atatctaAAGCGTTTCAAGGTGATGAAAATTAAAGTCCTTCGGAGCTGGTGTAGACAAATCCTCAAGGGGCTTCACTTCCTTCATACTCGGGCTCCCCCCATCATCCACAGGGACCTTAAGTGTGACAACATTTTCATCACAGGCCCAACAGGATCTGTGAAGATTGGAGACCTGGGACTGGCCACACTGAAGCGGTCGTCCTTTGCCAAGAGTGTTATAG GTACCCCTGAGTTCATGGCGCCTGAGATGTATGAGGAGAAGTACGACGAGTCAGTGGATGTGTATGCCTTTGGAATGTGCATGCTGGAGATGGCCACCTCAGAGTACCCGTACTCAGAGTGCCAGAATGCTGCACAGATCTACCGCAGAGTTACCAGC GGGGTGAAGCCAGGCAGCTTCGACAAGGTGGCCATTCCTGAGGTGAAGGAGATCATCGAGGGATGTATTCGCCAGAACAAGGATGAGAG GTACTCGATCAAGGACCTTCTGAACCATGCGTTCTTCCAGGAGGACACAGGGGTGCGTGTTGAGTTGGcagaagaggatgatggagagatggaggcaaTTAAGCTGTGGCTGAGAATTGAGGATGTAAAGAAACTCAAGGGGAAGTACAAAGACAACGAAGCTATTGAGTTTTCTTTTGACCTCAACAAAGATGTCTCCGAAGATGTGGCTCAGGAAATG GTTGAGTCTGGTTATGTGTGCGAAGGCGACCACAAGACAATTGCGAAGGCCATAAAGGACAGGGTGTCTCTGATCAGTCGCAAGAGAGGACTGCGACAGCAG GTCagagaagaacaagagaagagacggatagaagaagagctgcagagtcaGTTACTGCCAGCACAGCAACAAGGACAAGTGTCCAGCACGGAGTTGCCTCAGCCCCAGCCAGTGCCTCAGAATGTTTCTTACGTCTCTCCACAACCAAACCAACACAGTACACAAATGTCTGCCCAGCCTGCATCTCAAAGCCTTCATGGTTCTAACTACAACACTCCTCAATCAACGCAAATGACTAGCATGGCTCAGGGTGTCCCTTACGTCCCCCAGTCAACTGGCCAAGTCCCACTTCAAGTCCAGGGTCAAAGTGTCGCCACCATTCAGCCAGAGTCAGAGGAGCCAGAGACTGACCAACACCAACAACTACAGCACACTGGAGGAG cTGCTCACATGGGAGACACACTTCCTacttcctccatccttcctgaGGCCCAGCCTCCTCTGCCTGGACTGTCCTACAGCTCCCCTCCAAGTCAGCACCCTCAGCCCCAGGTGTTGTGCCCgcagacacaaaatgaacaaatgcaacagcagcagttgtcACTG GTTCAACCCCAGATGCCAGGTGTCCAGCCGGAAGTTGTTCCTGTTGCACCTTCAAGCCAGTCTGTCCCCGTGGCCCCCCCGCAG ATTCCCACTCAGCAAGTGATTATACCCTCATCATCTCAGCCGTCTGCCccccagcaacaacaacaacaacaacaacaacaacaacaacaacaacaacaacagcagcagcaacagcagcagcagacagagagcaccTCTACTCTTCAGAGCTCCACTCTAGCACAGGCACAGACGGGAGCCCAGCAGCTACAG GCACCTGTGAGTGTCCCTCAGTCAACAGCAGCGGAGCAGACAGCAGGATCTTTAGCTCTGGTGCCACCATTTGTAGAAAG CAGCCTATCTGATGCAGCTTCTGGTCTCAGTGACGGCAATGACGGAAGTTCTACATCAGGGGGTCGCCACGAGGGGCGCTCACTGAAGCGCCATCAGAGGCGATCCGTGCGCAGCCGCTCCCGCCACGAGAAGATGGCAAAGGCCAAGCTGAATGTTCTCAGT ATCTCTAACGTGGGTGACAGAGTAGCCGAGTGCCAGCTGGAAACTCACAACAGGAAGATGGTGACCTTCAAATTTGACCTTGACGGTGATAATCCAGAGGAGATTGCACAGATCATG gttgAGAGTGAGTTCATCTTGGAGTGTGAGCGCGACTCGTTCATCGAGCAGGTCCGTGAAGTCATAGAAATGGCTGatgagaaaggagaaaggaTGAAGGAAGGTTTTCCTCAG ATGAGTGACCTCCAACAACAGCCTCAGCTGTCTATCCCCATGCTGCCAG GTATTTCCCCCAGTACAACAGCCCAGGTGGTGCATTCAGCCGGACGAAGGTTCATAGTCAGCCCAGTGCCAGAGTCTCGTCTTAGAGAGCAGTTCTTTGGAGCTTTTACTGCTAATACGTCCTTTGGAGACGAACCTGCACCTG CTCCTCCTATGATATTGGGCCTTTCTCTGTCTGCTCCGTCTGGGACCCTCCAGCAGGCTTTCAGTAACATGAAGCAGGCTCGTGTAGAGAGATGCAATACCCTTGATCCGCTTGCTGCCGAGCAAGAACCAGGCACTGTTCCGTCCACCGAGGCCGGACTTGGCCCGAGCTCCAACAATGTCCTGGCTCCTCCAGAAGCTGCAGCATCCACCACTAGCGCTACTTTTCCTGCAGTGTCTCTTCCGTCTACTGCAAcaccctcacttcctccctcaaCAGGGAATGTTTCCCCTCCACCTATACCCGCCCAGACCCAAACCCCTGCTCCTGTCATCAGTGATCCCAGTCCACCTCCCCAGTCTTCCCATGAAACACCCCCCTCACAGCTTCCACCAGCTCCTAGTGTCCCTCCGTCatcttcttccatttctcctccgTCAGTGCAGATGTCCGTCCCTGCCGTACCTGGGCCTCAGCTGAGCAGTAGTTCTGTCGCTGTCTCTTATGTTGCTGGTGTTCCTTCCAGTAGTACAAGTACGGCCCCTgggtcagagcagcagctttTCAACAGTGCTGTTACCTCCTCTCAGCCCATGAATGCATCCATCCATGCACCACAGCACACATCCTCCCTGTGTCAGCCTGTTCCCGTTTCTGCTCAGCCCCCACCTCCCACCTCGTCAGCCAGTCAGAGTCAGGTCCAAGCACAGCCGGGGGAGTTGGAGGGAGCTGAGCTCCAGTCAAAGACCACAGGTAGAGATGACATCCAAGCTCTAGATCAGAAGCTACGGTCCCTCTTTCAAGACCAGAGCACCGCCTCCTCATCGTCACTGGATCCCAGTCAGAACACGGGgacctcctctcctccgactGGGACTACTTCCCCTCCACCCGGAGCCGTCATGTTGCCCCCATCGAACCTCCCCCTCAATTCTGGGGTACAAGGGGTCCTTGGCGCCACAACTACCCCAGGAGGACATACCCATACCCCCCCAACAAAGCCCAGGGCACAG acTTTGCCCACTGGTTTTGATCAAGCTGCTACACCTCCCTCTGACATCGTGCCCCCGTTTCCTGGACCAAATCAG TCACACCAACCTCTGGGTAATTTGGATGCTCAGTTGAGGAGAGCTCTGAGCCCAGAGACTGTTCAGGGAGGAAACAGAGTCCAGCCTCCAGTAGCAGCAGCTTTCACTCTTGGACGTTTCCAA gtatGTGTTGCCACTGATGGTGTGTCCAGCAGCATTCCAGGTCCCTCCAGcattgtttcctcctcctcccgcacACCGTCCtctaccacctcctcctcttccacttcctcatcctcttcctccccctcaagTCCAGAAAATACCCTCCACCGTTCGTCCGCTATTGCTAGAGAAGTTTCTGAAACTGACGCTGTGAACGGAGCCTCATCTCTCCCAACCGGGCCTGCCAGTCAGTCCACCACCATTGGACGCTTCCAAGTGTCCACAAACAGCAATTTCACATCTGGACCCACCACTGGCTCAAAAGTGGGACGATTTTCAGTCACAG TGACTCCAGCTCCAGCAACAGGCTCCAGTCGGCAGAATGGGCCCTCGTCTTCAACTTCTGACCAACAAAATGCACATCCCCATTACAGTAGTGACAACGATGAAGACTCTGAGCCTGAGGACGAGGCTTGGAGGATAGAAATAAGCCTCCtgagagaaaa acacatgagGGAGATTCAGGCCTTGCTGTCTCAGCACAACGAGGAGAGAGCGGCTCTGTTAGTGCGCCAAGGGAAACGTCCTCCTTCTGTCCTCGCCCCTGCTGTGGCCAATCTGGCCATGGCTGGAGGTCGACGCAGGCTGAAAAGCAAAAGCCACAAATCGGCTCGCAGCAGTGGACAGCCCAGTCTCATTCACGCAG GGTCCCCTCCGAAGCAAAGTTCACCCTCCACGTCAGGGGCCtcagaaacagcagcaggggCGTCACAGCCGGTTGGCAGGTCTCCCATAAAGCAGTTCAGATCCTCTCCATCCATGCCCAGCCTCAGCGGCTGCTCCACAG GATCAATTGGCGTCAGCTCCATAAACGGTTCAGGCCACTGTCAGAACCATTCTACTTCCCTGACGCAGGCGACTGGACCCACTGCTTCTGCCTCTCACAGCCAGAAGGGCAAGGGCACCTTCACTGACGACCTGCACCAACTGGTGGATAACTGGGCCAGAGATGCCATCAGCCTCTCCAACAGCAAGAGAGCTCCTAAAACTGGAGCACAGGCAGCAATGGGGCACGAT ATAATCCCCCCGGCCAACATGGGTCGTAAATTCTCCGCTCCGGGTTACCTCTGCCCAACGCTTCCCACGCCGTCTAACACCACGGCCACCGTCACCTGCCACCTTCCAAGCGCAGCCAACCCCCCTGCCAGTCTGGGGGCCCGTAAAGGCTCCCTGGGCCCAGTCGCTCCGGGGTTCGTATATACCTCGACCCCGTACAGTGCTCCTCAGTGGACGGGATCCGCAGGCACATGCCAGGTCAGCATGCTTAACCCTGCACAGCCATTAGCACAGTACCAGCCGCCTACGTCAGCCCCCGTGACCAATCACCAAGGCTACCACATGGGAACCACACCAGCACCCCAGAAATCAGTCAACCCTGGAGGGTCCAACCTGAGGCCCACGTAG